Proteins from a genomic interval of Zingiber officinale cultivar Zhangliang chromosome 2A, Zo_v1.1, whole genome shotgun sequence:
- the LOC122040658 gene encoding protein argonaute 4B-like, with the protein MDPQVKPDPDNFDNLPPPPPPSIPPNVNPMKATKPKRTPMVRPGIGRKGNAVQLLTTHFKVSLRNVDDYFYHYSVALRYEDDRPVDGKGVGRKVIDKLHQTYDTELGKRDFAYDGEKSLFTLGALPHINNEFTVVLEDLSSNRIPGNGNAGNNSPGESDHKRARRPKHTKTFKVLLSFAAKIPMKSIAAALKGNDTENSQEALRVLDIILRQHAAKQGCLLVRQSFFQNNPKSFTDIGGGVMGCRGFHSSFRTSQGGLSLNIDVSTTMIVRPGAVVDFLLANQNVKNPNQLDWNKARRTLKNLRVKTTHTNQEFKIIGISDKPCKDEIFTLKLRNGNDGNGNSDAVEVTVYDYFVRHRRMQLSYSANFPCLNVGKPKRPTYVPLELCSLVSLQRYTKSLSTFQRASLVEKSRQKPRERMIVLSEALRSNNYDADPLLHACGVSIATTFTQVEGRVLQPPRLRVGNGEEFMPSRGRWNFNQKKLMEPARITRWAVVNFSARCDVSSLIRDMLKCANMKGISMEEPFQHIFEENPSMRRAPPVARVEEMFRQVKQIDPKFLLCILSERKNSDIYGPWKLKCLTADPGIISQCIAPTRVNDQYLTNVLLKINAKMGGINSYLSLERSSAIPLVSDTPTIILGMDVSHGSPGHSDIPSIAAVVSSRQWPSISRYRASVRTQSPKVEMIDSLFKPVIGNTGKKYDSGMIRELMVDFYISSGKRKPENIIIFRDGVSESQFTQVLNIEFDQIIEACKFLDEQWSPKFTLIIAQKNHHTKFFLPNSPDNVQPGTVIDNKICHPKNYDFYMCAHAGMIGTTRPTHYHVLMDEIGFTVDSLQELVHSLSYVYQRSTTAISVVAPICYAHLAAAQIGQFVKFEDLSDSSSSQGGQQHTAPGAIPVPELPRLDKNVSSSMFFC; encoded by the exons ATGGATCCTCAGGTTAAACCTGACCCTGATAACTTCGATAATTTGCCACCGCCACCGCCTCCTTCCATTCCTCCTAATGTTAACCCCATGAAGGCCACAAAACCTAAAAGGACTCCAATGGTTAGACCTGGCATTGGAAGAAAGGGCAATGCTGTGCAGCttttgacaactcattttaaagTTTCTCTCAGGAACGTGGATGATTATTTTTACCACTACAGT GTGGCACTGAGATATGAAGACGATCGTCCTGTGGATGGGAAGGGTGTTGGAAGGAAAGTTATTGACAAACTGCACCAGACATATGACACTGAGTTAGGAAAAAGGGATTTTGCATATGATGGTGAGAAGTCTCTATTCACCCTTGGTGCCCTTCCTCACATCAATAACGAATTCACTGTGGTGCTTGAGGACCTGTCCTCAAACAg AATTCCTGGCAATGGAAACGCTGGAAATAATAGTCCAGGTGAAAGCGATCACAAACGTGCCAGACGTCCAAAGCATACTAAAACCTTCAAGGTTTTGTTGAGTTTTGCAGCTAAAATACCTATGAAATCCATTGCTGCAGCCTTGAAAGGCAATGACACGGAGAACTCTCAGGAGGCTTTACGGGTTCTTGATATTATTCTGCGACAGCATGCTGCAAAACA gggATGTCTTCTTGTGAGACAATCATTTtttcaaaacaatcctaaaaGCTTTACTGACATTGGTGGTGGAGTCATGGGATGCAGAGGTTTTCATTCAAGTTTCAGAACTTCACAAGGAGGACTTTCTTTGAATATTG ATGTCTCTACTACTATGATTGTGAGGCCTGGCGCAGTGGTTGACTTTCTCCTCGCAAATCAAAATGTCAAGAATCCAAATCAACTAGACTGGAACAAG GCTAGAAGAACTTTGAAAAATTTGAGAGTGAAGACAACTCATACCAATCAAGAATTTAAAATCATTGGGATAAGTGACAAGCCTTGCAAAGATGAAAT ATTCACTCTAAAGCTGAGAAATGGAAATGATGGAAATGGAAATTCAGATGCAGTTGAAGTAACTGTTTATGATTATTTTGTGAGACATCGGAGAATGCAATTGAGTTACTCTGCTAATTTTCCTTGCTTGAATGTCGGAAAGCCAAAAAGACCAACATATGTGCCCCTTGAG CTCTGCTCCTTAGTATCATTGCAAAGATATACCAAATCTCTGTCAACATTTCAAAGAGCTTCCCTCGTGGAAAAGTCAAGGCAAAAGCCTCGAGAACGAATGATTGTCCTCAGTGAG GCTTTGAGGAGCAATAATTATGATGCTGACCCATTGCTACATGCATGTGGCGTTAGCATTGCCACCACTTTTACTCAAGTAGAAGGTAGAGTATTGCAGCCTCCCCGG CTCAGAGTTGGCAATGGAGAGGAATTTATGCCATCAAGGGGGAGATGGAATTTTAACCAAAAG AAATTGATGGAGCCAGCTCGAATCACCCGATGGGCTGTTGTTAATTTCTCTGCTCGATGTGATGTTTCAAGCCTCATACGTGACATGCTCAAATGCGCAAATATGAAAGGCATT TCAATGGAAGAACCTTTCCAGCATATTTTTGAGGAAAATCCTTCGATGAGAAGGGCACCACCTGTTGCCAGAGTGGAGGAAATGTTTCGGCAAGTTAAGCAGATTGATCCAAAGTTTCTCCTCTGCATTTTATCTGAGAGGAAGAATTCAGATATTTATG GTCCATGGAAGCTCAAATGTCTAACTGCTGATCctggaattatttctcaatgtaTCGCCCCTACAAGAGTGAATGACCAGTACCTTACCAATGTGCTGCTTAAAATCAATGCCAAG ATGGGTGGTATAAACTCTTACTTGTCACTTGAAAGATCATCAGCCATTCCTCTAGTCTCCGATACACCAAcaatcattttgggtatggatgtTTCCCATGGATCTCCTGGGCATTCGGATATTCCTTCAATTGCTGCG GTTGTAAGCTCAAGGCAATGGCCATCTATTTCTCGCTATAGAGCTTCTGTGCGAACACAATCTCCTAAGGTTGAAATGATAGACTCACTTTTTAAGCCTGTAATAGGGAATACAGGAAAGAAATATGACAGTGGCATGATTCG GGAGCTGATGGTCGATTTCTACATCAGTTCAGGAAAAAGAAAACCAGAAAACATTATCATTTTCAG GGATGGTGTTAGTGAATCACAGTTTACTCAAGTCCTCAACATTGAATTTGATCAAATTATTGAG GCATGCAAGTTTCTTGATGAACAGTGGTCTCCAAAGTTTACATTGATAATTGCCCAGAAAAATCATCATACCAAGTTTTTCCTTCCAAACTCACCTGACAATGTCCAACCTG GGACGGTTATCGATAACAAAATTTGTCATCCTAAGAACTATGACTTCTACATGTGCGCTCATGCTGGCATGATT GGCACAACTCGGCCCACTCATTACCATGTGCTAATGGATGAGATTGGGTTTACTGTTGATTCCCTGCAGGAGCTTGTTCATTCCCTTTCTTATGT ATATCAGAGGAGCACAACTGCGATATCTGTTG TTGCACCCATCTGTTATGCTCAC